The following proteins come from a genomic window of Actinomarinicola tropica:
- the ppdK gene encoding pyruvate, phosphate dikinase has protein sequence MVQYVYGFDHEHPRPPMELKDLLGGKGANLAEMVSVLDLPVPPGFTISTEACRHYLDAGGWPPELEGEVDAAVARLEELAGRQLGDPSDPLLVSVRSGAKFSMPGMMDTVLDLGLNDESVRGLAEVTGDARFAYDSYRRFIQMFGEVVLEVPDELFDARIEVAQATAGDEADARMSAEVLAQLAEDLKAVVAEHTGQPFPQDPRDQLRQSIDAVFRSWNSPRARAYRNREHIDHHLGTAVNVQMMVFGNRDERSGTGVGFTRDPATGDAGLYGDFLLQAQGEDVVAGTHATRPLAEMADVFPEIHDELVDIFGRLERHYRDMLDTEFTIEQGKLWMLQTRVGKRTGTAALRLAVAMTEDPNIRLTRAEAVQRVTADHLDQILHPQFEKVDESRILATGLGASPGAAVGQVYFTADDAVAAHQRGEKVLLVRPETSPDDIHGMQVAEGVLTSRGGLVSHAAVVARGWGKPAVVGAEAIHVAGDHFTVGDRRVEEGEVVAIDGQTGDVILGEVGLAAATTPPELDMILEWADEIRADRMSVRANADNGPDATVAREYGAEGIGLCRTEHMFLGEERLPVVQRMILASTPEEEQAALDELLEVQREDFVTILEAMDGLPVTVRLLDPPLHEFLPDYEALLRSQARDGLTEEETTLFEAASEWREVNPMLGTRGVRLGIVKGGLYKMQVRALLEAAALRADAGGRPIVEIMIPLVVTRAELALVRRWVEEEIEAAQATTDRPLQVGVGTMIETPRAAIRADDIAEVADFFSFGTNDLTQMAFGFSRDDVEARVMPRYLDEGILPRDPFESIDVRGVGELVALAVERGRKVRPDITLGVCGEHGGDPASIDFFTEIGLDYVSCSPFRVPVARLAVAQALLAHRSGTD, from the coding sequence CTGGTGCAGTACGTGTACGGATTCGACCACGAGCACCCGAGGCCCCCGATGGAGCTGAAGGATCTCCTCGGCGGCAAGGGGGCGAACCTCGCCGAGATGGTCTCCGTCCTCGACCTGCCCGTGCCCCCCGGGTTCACGATCAGCACCGAGGCCTGCCGCCACTACCTCGACGCCGGGGGGTGGCCCCCGGAGCTGGAGGGAGAGGTCGACGCCGCTGTCGCCCGGCTCGAGGAGCTCGCGGGCCGCCAGCTCGGCGACCCGTCGGATCCGCTGCTCGTCTCGGTGCGGTCCGGCGCCAAGTTCTCGATGCCGGGGATGATGGACACCGTCCTCGACCTCGGCCTCAACGACGAGTCGGTCCGCGGCCTCGCCGAGGTCACCGGCGACGCCCGCTTCGCGTACGACTCCTACCGCCGCTTCATCCAGATGTTCGGCGAGGTCGTCCTCGAGGTGCCCGACGAGCTGTTCGACGCCCGCATCGAGGTAGCGCAGGCGACCGCCGGCGACGAGGCCGACGCGCGGATGTCGGCCGAGGTGCTCGCCCAGCTCGCCGAGGACCTGAAGGCGGTCGTGGCCGAGCACACCGGCCAGCCCTTTCCCCAGGATCCGCGCGACCAGCTCCGGCAGTCGATCGACGCCGTGTTCCGCTCGTGGAACTCCCCGCGCGCCCGGGCGTACCGCAACCGCGAGCACATCGACCACCACCTCGGCACCGCGGTCAACGTGCAGATGATGGTGTTCGGCAACCGCGACGAGCGCAGCGGCACCGGCGTCGGCTTCACCCGCGACCCGGCCACGGGCGACGCCGGCCTCTACGGCGACTTCCTCCTCCAGGCCCAGGGCGAGGACGTCGTCGCCGGCACCCACGCCACCCGGCCCCTCGCCGAGATGGCCGACGTCTTCCCCGAGATCCACGACGAGCTCGTCGACATCTTCGGGCGGCTCGAGCGCCACTACCGCGACATGCTCGACACCGAGTTCACGATCGAGCAGGGCAAGCTCTGGATGCTCCAGACCCGCGTCGGCAAGCGCACCGGCACCGCCGCCCTGCGCCTCGCGGTGGCGATGACCGAGGACCCGAACATCCGCCTCACCCGAGCCGAGGCCGTCCAGCGGGTCACCGCCGACCACCTCGACCAGATCCTCCACCCGCAGTTCGAGAAGGTCGACGAGTCGCGCATCCTCGCCACCGGGCTCGGCGCGTCGCCCGGGGCCGCGGTCGGCCAGGTGTACTTCACCGCCGACGACGCCGTCGCTGCCCACCAGCGGGGCGAGAAGGTCCTCCTCGTCCGCCCGGAGACGTCGCCCGACGACATCCACGGCATGCAGGTCGCCGAGGGCGTCCTCACGTCGCGGGGCGGACTCGTCAGCCACGCCGCGGTCGTCGCCCGCGGGTGGGGCAAGCCGGCGGTCGTCGGCGCCGAGGCGATCCACGTCGCCGGCGACCACTTCACCGTCGGCGACCGCCGGGTGGAGGAGGGCGAGGTCGTCGCGATCGACGGCCAGACCGGCGACGTCATCCTCGGCGAGGTCGGCCTCGCCGCGGCCACCACGCCGCCCGAGCTCGACATGATCCTCGAGTGGGCCGACGAGATCCGCGCCGACCGCATGTCGGTGCGGGCCAACGCCGACAACGGTCCCGATGCCACCGTCGCCCGGGAGTACGGCGCGGAGGGCATCGGCCTGTGCCGGACCGAGCACATGTTCCTCGGAGAGGAGCGCCTCCCGGTCGTGCAGCGCATGATCCTCGCCTCGACCCCAGAGGAGGAGCAGGCGGCCCTCGACGAGCTGCTCGAGGTCCAGCGGGAGGACTTCGTCACGATCCTCGAGGCGATGGACGGGCTGCCGGTCACCGTCCGGCTGCTCGACCCGCCCCTCCACGAGTTCCTGCCCGACTACGAGGCGCTCCTGCGCTCACAGGCCCGGGACGGGCTCACCGAGGAGGAGACCACGCTCTTCGAGGCGGCGTCGGAGTGGCGGGAGGTCAACCCGATGCTCGGCACCCGCGGCGTGCGCCTCGGCATCGTCAAGGGCGGCCTCTACAAGATGCAGGTGCGCGCGCTGCTGGAAGCTGCAGCACTCCGGGCCGACGCCGGCGGCCGGCCGATCGTCGAGATCATGATCCCGCTGGTCGTCACCCGCGCCGAGCTGGCACTCGTCCGCCGCTGGGTGGAAGAGGAGATCGAGGCCGCGCAGGCGACGACCGACCGGCCCCTGCAGGTGGGCGTCGGCACGATGATCGAGACGCCCCGGGCGGCCATCCGCGCCGACGACATCGCCGAGGTCGCCGACTTCTTCTCCTTCGGCACCAACGACCTCACCCAGATGGCGTTCGGGTTCAGCCGCGACGACGTCGAGGCCCGGGTGATGCCCCGGTACCTCGACGAGGGCATCCTCCCGCGGGACCCGTTCGAGTCGATCGACGTGCGCGGCGTGGGCGAGCTCGTCGCCCTGGCCGTCGAACGCGGCCGGAAGGTCCGCCCCGACATCACCCTCGGCGTGTGCGGCGAGCACGGCGGCGACCCGGCCTCGATCGACTTCTTCACCGAGATCGGCCTCGACTACGTGTCGTGCTCCCCGTTCCGGGTCCCCGTCGCCCGCCTCGCCGTCGCCCAGGCCCTCCTCGCCCACCGCAGCGGAACCGACTGA
- the rpoD gene encoding RNA polymerase sigma factor RpoD: MTERTQPTSPWVEVPAEELQRLIERGRSHGTLHSDDVMAVFKDVDPTPDNIVRIRDHFASFGITIDESVDELHEDHDVDHAPPPEDDAAKERAARIAARIAARPTRAIRAPSDTGGGSSDSVRLYLKEIGRVPLLTGPEEVSLAKRIEAGKFAKERLDAADDPENPDREELDATTRRQLTRTAKDGDRAREALTQANLRLVVSIAKRYVGRGMLILDLIQEGNLGLMRAVEKFDYTKGFKFSTYATWWIRQAITRAIADQARTIRIPVHMVESINKVHRVQRQMLQQLEREPTVEELATEVDMTPQRVREILRISQDPLSLNSPVGEEDDSNLGDFIEDLQADAPAEMAARRMLNEAVLAALEELNEREQQVVRLRFGLEDGQARTLEEVGREFGVTRERIRQIESKTLAKLRHPHRSQKLRDYLDSE, translated from the coding sequence ATGACTGAGCGCACTCAACCGACCTCCCCGTGGGTCGAGGTCCCGGCTGAGGAGCTCCAGCGGCTGATCGAACGGGGCCGCTCCCACGGGACGCTCCACAGCGACGACGTCATGGCCGTGTTCAAGGACGTGGACCCCACGCCGGACAACATCGTCCGCATCCGCGACCACTTCGCCTCGTTCGGCATCACCATCGACGAGAGCGTCGACGAGCTCCACGAGGACCACGACGTCGACCACGCGCCCCCGCCGGAGGACGACGCGGCCAAGGAGCGCGCCGCGCGCATCGCGGCGCGCATCGCGGCACGTCCGACGCGTGCCATCCGCGCCCCGTCCGACACTGGCGGCGGCAGCTCCGACTCGGTGCGGCTCTACCTGAAGGAGATCGGTCGGGTCCCGCTCCTCACCGGCCCCGAGGAGGTGTCGCTCGCGAAGCGCATCGAGGCCGGCAAGTTCGCGAAGGAACGCCTCGACGCCGCCGACGACCCGGAGAACCCCGACCGCGAGGAGCTCGACGCCACCACGCGGCGCCAGCTCACCCGCACCGCCAAGGACGGCGACCGGGCCCGCGAAGCGCTCACCCAGGCCAACCTCCGCCTCGTGGTGTCGATCGCCAAGCGCTACGTCGGCCGCGGCATGCTCATCCTCGACCTCATCCAGGAGGGCAACCTCGGGCTGATGCGTGCGGTCGAGAAGTTCGACTACACCAAGGGCTTCAAGTTCTCCACCTACGCCACGTGGTGGATCCGCCAGGCCATCACCCGGGCCATCGCCGACCAGGCCCGCACCATCCGCATCCCGGTCCACATGGTCGAGTCGATCAACAAGGTCCACCGGGTGCAGCGCCAGATGCTCCAGCAGCTCGAGCGCGAGCCCACCGTCGAGGAGCTCGCCACCGAGGTCGACATGACCCCGCAGCGGGTGCGGGAGATCCTGCGCATCTCCCAGGACCCGCTCTCCCTCAACTCCCCGGTGGGGGAGGAGGACGACTCCAACCTCGGTGACTTCATCGAGGACCTCCAGGCCGACGCCCCGGCGGAGATGGCCGCCCGCCGCATGCTCAACGAGGCCGTCCTCGCCGCGCTCGAGGAGCTCAACGAGCGCGAGCAGCAGGTCGTCCGGCTCCGCTTCGGGCTCGAGGACGGCCAGGCCCGCACCCTCGAGGAGGTCGGGCGGGAGTTCGGCGTCACCCGTGAGCGCATCCGCCAGATCGAGTCGAAGACCCTGGCCAAGCTGCGCCACCCCCACCGCAGCCAGAAGCTGCGGGACTACCTCGACAGCGAGTAG
- a CDS encoding putative bifunctional diguanylate cyclase/phosphodiesterase codes for MDHGETLEFVLDNSADIIMLVSDDGTAEYMTPSVERVLGWPPELFRTRSAFEMIHPEDLERVKGAFQGTFEPGVALRPDRFRVARAQGGWAWLECRVSYARSRDDVVVVTARDVTDEVQAAESATLHEEKRRRAEAQLAHNTLHDPLTGLPNRHLLADRIDQAIRRAHRTGSRAAVLFCDLDRFKVVNDALGHGVGDQLLVVVARRLRSCLRETDTVARFGGDEFVVLTEDLASDDDAAALAGRIRDVLDDPIHVGGHALHVSVSTGVVTIDGDLARDEILSNADAAMYSAKEAGRSGWVIFDAELRQRASDRLRIEADLRHSLATGAGLTVHLQPEVELATRATVGFEALVRWTLPDGSNVPPDRFLPIAGDAGLMPMLGRHVVAGVAQGLRELRTAGHGSWIALNAAAEELQHPDFAPQVRRALDAVEIDASRLCIEITEHSILKDPAGVDLALRPLRDLGATVAIDDFGTGYSSLSYLTRFRPEYLKIDRTFTSAVLERSGDRAVVEAVLHLADSLSIVTVAEGIETEEQAAALDELGCQLGQGWHFGRPAPMAQILGA; via the coding sequence ATGGATCACGGCGAGACCCTCGAGTTCGTCCTCGACAACTCGGCCGACATCATCATGCTGGTGTCCGACGACGGCACCGCCGAGTACATGACCCCCTCGGTCGAGCGCGTCCTCGGTTGGCCTCCCGAGCTGTTCCGCACCCGCTCGGCGTTCGAGATGATCCACCCGGAGGACCTCGAGCGCGTCAAGGGTGCGTTCCAGGGCACGTTCGAGCCGGGCGTGGCGCTGCGGCCGGACCGCTTTCGCGTGGCCCGGGCCCAGGGCGGCTGGGCGTGGCTCGAGTGCCGCGTCTCCTACGCCCGCAGCCGCGACGACGTCGTCGTGGTGACGGCGCGCGACGTGACCGACGAGGTGCAGGCGGCCGAGAGCGCCACCCTGCACGAGGAGAAGCGTCGACGCGCCGAGGCGCAGCTCGCCCACAACACGCTCCACGACCCGCTCACCGGCCTCCCGAACCGCCACCTCCTCGCCGACCGCATCGACCAGGCGATCCGCCGCGCCCACCGCACCGGCTCGCGCGCCGCCGTGCTGTTCTGCGACCTCGACCGGTTCAAGGTGGTGAACGACGCGCTCGGCCACGGCGTGGGCGACCAGCTCCTCGTGGTCGTCGCCCGCCGGCTGCGGTCCTGCCTGCGCGAGACCGACACCGTCGCCCGCTTCGGCGGCGACGAGTTCGTCGTCCTCACCGAGGACCTCGCCTCCGATGACGACGCCGCCGCGCTCGCCGGTCGCATCCGCGACGTGCTCGACGACCCGATCCACGTGGGCGGGCACGCCCTCCACGTGTCGGTCTCCACCGGCGTGGTCACGATCGACGGCGACCTGGCCCGCGACGAGATCCTCAGCAACGCCGACGCCGCCATGTACAGCGCCAAGGAGGCGGGACGCTCGGGGTGGGTGATCTTCGACGCCGAGCTGCGCCAGCGGGCCTCCGACCGGCTGCGCATCGAGGCCGACCTGCGCCACTCCCTCGCCACGGGGGCGGGTCTGACCGTCCACCTGCAACCCGAGGTCGAGCTGGCGACCCGCGCGACGGTCGGGTTCGAGGCCCTCGTGCGCTGGACCCTGCCCGACGGCTCGAACGTGCCGCCCGACCGGTTCCTCCCCATCGCCGGCGATGCAGGTCTGATGCCGATGCTCGGCCGCCACGTCGTCGCCGGGGTCGCCCAGGGGCTGCGTGAGCTGCGCACGGCCGGACACGGGTCGTGGATCGCGCTCAACGCCGCCGCCGAGGAGCTCCAGCACCCCGACTTCGCACCGCAGGTGCGACGCGCGCTCGACGCGGTCGAGATCGACGCCTCGCGCCTCTGCATCGAGATCACCGAGCACAGCATCCTGAAGGATCCAGCCGGCGTCGACCTGGCCCTGCGTCCCCTGCGGGACCTCGGTGCGACCGTCGCGATCGACGACTTCGGCACCGGCTACTCGTCGCTGTCGTACCTGACCCGCTTCCGGCCCGAGTACCTGAAGATCGACCGCACGTTCACCAGCGCGGTGCTCGAGCGCTCGGGCGACCGGGCGGTGGTCGAGGCGGTGCTGCACCTGGCCGACTCGCTCTCGATCGTGACCGTCGCCGAGGGCATCGAGACCGAGGAGCAAGCGGCGGCCCTCGACGAGCTCGGGTGCCAGCTCGGCCAGGGGTGGCACTTCGGTCGACCGGCGCCGATGGCGCAGATCCTCGGCGCGTAG
- a CDS encoding NAD(P)/FAD-dependent oxidoreductase, with the protein MERRDIAIIGAGPAGCAAAIRAARGGARVVVFEKGPYGRDKVCGDGLTPRAVGALRELKVEPEEAHRIDGLRMIAGRTTRELAWPTTSRFPDHGAVLPRRRLDAHLADAAQEAGAEILWETAATPVLDDSGRVTGVEAADGRRWDADLVILAAGAPGAAARLLGADRMADEPFGLAIRTYVPSPRHDDRHLEACLTLTDDHGVAVPGYGWMFPAGDGTVNIGVGALSTMKGFTRLNLNRLLDSYSQMVRESWDIGEPLERPRAWRLPMSAQHRHGPGWLAVGDAAGLVNPMNGEGIDYGLESGILAADLHLESPATAPARYDAEIGERFDAFLRTGRRFSFLIGHPWILRNGLRVAVGTQVAADITLAVMGNLVDSETPGAAGRVLRLADRALATADPLLRRTRAAR; encoded by the coding sequence GTGGAGCGCCGTGACATCGCCATCATCGGAGCCGGTCCCGCCGGGTGCGCGGCCGCGATCAGGGCCGCCCGCGGCGGCGCCCGGGTCGTGGTGTTCGAGAAGGGACCGTACGGCCGGGACAAGGTCTGCGGTGACGGGCTCACCCCGCGGGCCGTCGGGGCCCTGCGGGAGCTGAAGGTCGAGCCGGAGGAGGCGCACCGCATCGACGGCCTGCGCATGATCGCCGGCCGCACGACCCGCGAGCTCGCCTGGCCGACGACGAGCCGCTTCCCCGACCACGGCGCGGTCCTCCCTCGCCGCCGCCTCGACGCCCACCTGGCCGACGCGGCGCAGGAGGCCGGCGCCGAGATCCTGTGGGAGACCGCCGCGACCCCGGTCCTCGACGACTCGGGCCGGGTCACCGGCGTCGAGGCCGCCGACGGCCGCCGGTGGGACGCCGACCTCGTGATCCTCGCCGCCGGGGCGCCGGGCGCGGCGGCCCGGCTGCTCGGGGCCGACCGGATGGCCGACGAGCCGTTCGGTCTGGCCATCCGCACCTACGTCCCCTCGCCCCGCCACGACGACCGCCACCTCGAGGCGTGCCTCACCCTCACCGACGACCACGGCGTCGCCGTGCCCGGCTACGGCTGGATGTTCCCCGCCGGCGACGGCACCGTGAACATCGGCGTCGGCGCCCTGTCGACCATGAAGGGCTTCACGCGGCTCAACCTCAACCGCCTGCTCGACTCCTACAGCCAGATGGTGCGCGAGTCGTGGGACATCGGCGAGCCGCTCGAGCGGCCGCGAGCGTGGCGCCTGCCGATGTCGGCCCAGCACCGCCACGGCCCCGGCTGGCTGGCGGTCGGCGACGCCGCCGGGCTCGTCAACCCGATGAACGGCGAGGGCATCGACTACGGCCTGGAGTCCGGCATCCTCGCCGCCGACCTGCACCTCGAGTCGCCGGCGACGGCACCGGCCCGCTACGACGCCGAGATCGGCGAGCGCTTCGACGCGTTCCTCCGCACCGGCCGCCGGTTCAGCTTCCTCATCGGCCACCCGTGGATCCTCCGCAACGGCCTGCGGGTGGCCGTCGGCACCCAGGTCGCGGCCGACATCACGCTCGCGGTCATGGGCAACCTGGTCGACTCCGAGACCCCGGGGGCCGCGGGACGGGTCCTGCGGCTCGCCGATCGGGCGCTGGCGACAGCCGACCCGCTGCTGCGCCGCACCCGCGCCGCCCGCTGA
- a CDS encoding MFS transporter encodes MTPTDQDHRTVATADDGEHGGEPAPAARTRRDRIKGLRTFDSLRTPRFRDFFLSMLGQMASQNMQMVVRSYLAYLLTGSYAALGTIALASALPGIVFAMVGGAIADRVARRKLVVQTGQLVNAVNACAVAILLLTDTLTFGLLLTSAVVQGTSMALMMPSRQSLLPSLIPREQLMNAVALNSAGMNTMRLFAPALGGFLFEWAGAAWVYFLMSGLYLFASLFLLRVPEEPREIQAAGSISGEVRAGFANITGGLAYIVRDPIIGPLMGINILVVLTAMPYMFLLGGFVQDVFDAGADSLGLLQSVSGIGALTGALVIASLPARRRGAGFLLGSAFQGLMLLLAFTLSTSVWMMAGFMLAMGLGQSARQSLSNVLVQSYVEEEYRGRVMSVYMLQFSLSQLGAFLTGLLAATIGPRAALGLTSAALVTLALGAFAFIPRLRNLE; translated from the coding sequence CTGACCCCCACCGACCAGGACCACCGCACGGTCGCCACCGCCGACGACGGCGAGCACGGTGGCGAGCCGGCGCCGGCCGCTCGCACCCGCCGCGACCGCATCAAGGGCCTGCGCACCTTCGACTCGCTGCGCACGCCGCGGTTCCGCGACTTCTTCCTGTCGATGCTCGGCCAGATGGCCTCGCAGAACATGCAGATGGTCGTCCGGTCCTACCTGGCGTACCTCCTGACCGGGTCCTACGCCGCGCTCGGCACCATCGCCCTGGCCAGCGCGCTGCCCGGCATCGTCTTCGCCATGGTCGGCGGCGCGATCGCCGACCGGGTCGCCCGCCGCAAGCTCGTCGTCCAGACCGGGCAGCTGGTCAACGCGGTCAACGCCTGCGCCGTCGCGATCCTGCTGCTCACCGACACCCTCACCTTCGGGCTGCTCCTCACCTCCGCGGTGGTGCAGGGCACGTCGATGGCCCTGATGATGCCGTCGCGCCAGTCGCTCCTGCCGTCGCTCATCCCGCGCGAGCAGCTGATGAACGCGGTGGCGCTCAACTCCGCCGGCATGAACACCATGCGCCTGTTCGCCCCGGCGCTCGGCGGGTTCCTGTTCGAGTGGGCCGGCGCGGCGTGGGTCTACTTCCTCATGAGCGGGCTGTACCTCTTCGCCTCGCTCTTCCTCCTGCGGGTCCCCGAGGAGCCGAGGGAGATCCAGGCCGCGGGCTCGATCTCCGGCGAGGTCCGGGCCGGGTTCGCCAACATCACCGGCGGGCTGGCGTACATCGTGCGCGACCCGATCATCGGGCCGCTGATGGGCATCAACATCCTCGTCGTCCTCACCGCGATGCCCTACATGTTCCTGCTCGGCGGCTTCGTGCAGGACGTGTTCGACGCCGGCGCCGACTCGCTCGGGTTGCTCCAGAGCGTCTCGGGCATCGGCGCGCTCACCGGGGCGCTCGTCATCGCATCCCTCCCGGCCCGCCGGCGGGGAGCCGGCTTCCTGCTCGGCTCCGCCTTCCAGGGCCTGATGCTCCTGCTCGCCTTCACCCTGTCGACGTCGGTCTGGATGATGGCGGGGTTCATGCTCGCCATGGGCCTCGGCCAGTCCGCCCGCCAGTCGCTGTCGAACGTGCTCGTCCAGTCCTACGTCGAGGAGGAGTACCGGGGTCGGGTGATGAGCGTCTACATGCTGCAGTTCAGCCTCTCGCAGCTCGGCGCGTTCCTCACCGGGCTCCTGGCCGCGACCATCGGCCCGCGCGCTGCGCTGGGGCTCACCTCGGCCGCGCTCGTCACGCTCGCCCTCGGCGCGTTCGCGTTCATCCCGCGGCTGCGGAACCTGGAGTAG
- the dnaG gene encoding DNA primase yields MGIVDEDIAAVREASDIVAIVSQYTQLKRVGRRFTGLCPFHSEKSPSFSVNAEQGLYYCFGCQAKGDVITFIREIEHTDFVGAVETLAGRSGVTLRYTDRDEGESRKRKARLIEAVARAVDWYHERLKTAPDAGPARSYLRSRGFTKDTVERYKLGWAPDDWDQLVTALKLPDDVVKDSGLGFRNRRGRQQDAFRGRVLFPIFDAGGDPVAFGGRILPGAEGAKYINSHESPIYSKSRALYGLNWAKAEVVRADEVIICEGYTDVIAFGEAGLGRAVATCGTALTESHVQILRKYARRVVLAFDADAAGQSAAERFYEWERRFEVDVAVAALPRGVDPADLAREDPAALEKAVVDAKPFLGFRLDRVLGAADLSTPEGRARGAEAALAVIAEHPSALVRDQYLMAVADRCRIDVDRLRDGLRNPRRRQERTEEARTTEERPTRRTAPRRNTPELEALRLAVHRRDEILPLLDPCLFDDELLAAALDALTRTGDLRAAIAESDPETADLLQRLAVEESEADPIDVVGRLVTEATRRTIAGFDAEARQAGEPLLFSEITGWLNRRIMEMREPATEPEARDALLAWLRQRAIGEP; encoded by the coding sequence GTGGGCATCGTCGACGAGGACATCGCCGCGGTCCGGGAGGCCTCGGACATCGTCGCGATCGTGTCCCAGTACACGCAGCTCAAGCGCGTCGGTCGACGGTTCACCGGGCTCTGCCCGTTCCACTCCGAGAAGTCGCCGTCGTTCTCGGTCAACGCCGAGCAGGGGCTGTACTACTGCTTCGGTTGCCAGGCCAAGGGCGACGTCATCACGTTCATCCGCGAGATCGAGCACACCGACTTCGTCGGCGCGGTCGAGACCCTCGCCGGTCGGTCGGGGGTCACGCTCCGGTACACCGACCGCGACGAGGGCGAGTCGCGCAAGCGCAAGGCCCGCCTCATCGAGGCCGTCGCCCGAGCCGTCGACTGGTACCACGAGCGGCTGAAGACCGCGCCCGACGCCGGCCCGGCCCGCAGCTACTTGCGCTCGCGGGGCTTCACCAAGGACACCGTCGAGCGCTACAAGCTCGGCTGGGCGCCCGACGACTGGGACCAGCTGGTCACCGCGCTGAAGCTGCCCGACGACGTCGTGAAGGACAGCGGGCTCGGGTTCCGCAACCGGCGCGGGCGCCAGCAGGACGCCTTCCGGGGTCGGGTCCTGTTCCCGATCTTCGACGCCGGCGGCGACCCGGTCGCGTTCGGCGGGCGCATCCTCCCCGGGGCGGAGGGGGCCAAGTACATCAACTCCCACGAGTCGCCGATCTACTCGAAGAGCCGGGCGCTCTACGGGCTCAACTGGGCCAAGGCCGAGGTCGTGCGGGCCGACGAGGTCATCATCTGCGAGGGCTACACCGACGTCATCGCCTTCGGTGAGGCCGGCCTCGGACGCGCCGTCGCCACCTGCGGGACCGCGCTCACGGAGTCCCACGTGCAGATCCTCCGCAAGTACGCCCGGCGGGTGGTGCTCGCCTTCGACGCCGACGCCGCAGGGCAGTCGGCCGCCGAGCGCTTCTACGAGTGGGAGCGGCGGTTCGAGGTCGACGTCGCCGTCGCGGCGCTGCCCCGCGGCGTCGACCCCGCCGACCTCGCACGGGAGGACCCCGCGGCGCTCGAGAAGGCCGTCGTCGACGCCAAGCCCTTCCTCGGCTTCCGCCTCGACCGGGTCCTCGGCGCCGCCGACCTGTCGACCCCCGAAGGACGTGCCCGGGGTGCGGAGGCCGCGCTGGCCGTGATCGCCGAGCACCCGAGCGCCCTCGTCCGCGACCAGTACCTCATGGCCGTCGCCGACCGCTGCCGCATCGACGTCGACCGCCTGCGCGACGGCCTGCGCAACCCCCGCCGGCGCCAGGAGCGCACTGAGGAGGCCCGTACCACCGAGGAGCGCCCGACGCGCCGGACCGCACCTCGGCGCAACACGCCGGAACTCGAGGCGCTGCGCCTCGCCGTGCACCGGCGCGACGAGATCCTCCCGCTGCTCGACCCGTGCCTCTTCGACGACGAGCTGCTCGCCGCCGCGCTCGACGCCCTCACTCGCACCGGAGACCTGCGCGCCGCTATCGCCGAGTCCGATCCCGAGACCGCCGACCTGCTCCAGCGGCTCGCGGTGGAGGAGTCCGAGGCCGATCCGATCGATGTTGTCGGTCGCCTCGTAACCGAGGCGACGCGGCGCACGATCGCAGGTTTCGACGCCGAGGCGCGCCAAGCCGGTGAGCCGCTCCTCTTCTCCGAGATCACAGGCTGGCTGAACCGGCGCATCATGGAGATGCGCGAGCCGGCAACCGAACCGGAGGCGCGAGATGCCTTGCTAGCCTGGCTGCGGCAACGGGCCATAGGGGAGCCATGA